In Dasypus novemcinctus isolate mDasNov1 chromosome 8, mDasNov1.1.hap2, whole genome shotgun sequence, the genomic stretch CACTTACAGAAGAGATTTCTTGCAGAGCCACATCATCTCTGTTTCTGGATCTAGGGGAAGAGTGTCTTTGGTGTTGGTGAGGATAGgacatttgtttctttatgatttgAGGATCCTCTTGACTCCTTGAAAAGACAGCAATGTCTTCATGGATAGCcaggctgttgtctgctctgccaTCCAAATGTACAGTAGCAGTACTGACTTTAACCCCTAGAAGTTGGCCGTGGTCAGCTTTACTCTCTGCATCATTTCTACACTTGCACATGGAAGGAAATGAGCCCAATCCAGGTGTTTCATAAGTTGGAGGTGCTTCCACACCCTCTTTCAAGGACAGCAGACGCTTCTCAACCAGCTGTGTCAAGGAAATAGACAATTAATGACTCTACAGATGTTGCTCATATGAGGTGGCTGAATGGGTAATGGAGATGACTGCACTTGGGCAGAAGGCAGGTCGGGTTTGCATACATATATTGTAGTTCATTCTGCCCATCTTCCTATGCATTATTCCCAAACTTTCAGTCCTAACCACTCCTACCCCACACCTCTACATAAGTTCCTCCCTACTGGTTCCCCACTTCCTGCCACACCTTCAGTTGTTTTTCTGCAGAAGCCATGCCACCCAAGACAAAGTAAGTTAGACAAGGTCATGTGGATTCCATGTTGTGAGGTTCCCTCCCACCCTTGGTTTACCTGGGTGGGCATGAGTCCTTCCTCTTGCTGCAGCTCCTCTATTAGGGACAAGAAGTCTACATGTGCTCCTGGGGAAAGCAATTCTGCTAAGAATCAAGGGTGAATGACAGCCTCCACCTTGGAACAGTAATAAAAAGGGAATTGAGCGGCCTTAAGAAATAACCACCTGTAACTTTTGGAAGCAGGAGGGAATTCGTTGTCCCTGCACCTCAATCTGCAATCTGTGGATGTTTTGGACCATGACCTCCACCAGctacacatatacacactcacacatgcacacacacatacacacacacaaagacttggaaacacatacatgtacacactCCATGCTGTACATGAGAAAAGGAATAGACCCAAGTTTCAACAGACTGGGAAAGAAGCACAGACTTTAACATGCTGACAGAGCTAAAACTAGAGAATCTGCTAGACACCACACCTAAAATCCACCCACCTTGGTGATGAAGTCTTCCTCTGCACACAGCTGGTTGATGTAGCTGAGGAGATCCGGGTCTACATACATTCCATCATCTTCCTGCTGCCCATGTTCATCCGCTTCCCATTTTCCATCTTCCCCCTCAGGGGCTGGGTGCAAAGACCCCACCAGCCCATCCATGAGGTCAATGTACTCCTTTACAGCTTCAGGTGGAATCTCCTTGGGGGCCTTTGTCTTCACAGTCCGCCGGTGTCTGCGTTGCCTCTGGCTGGTAACCTTAGACTTGGGGCCTGACTTTTTTGGAATGGACACTAAAGGTAGGGAGAGAGATCCAGAAGTGAAAGTGGCATGaatctccatctttttatctgCCAACCATGTATTCGTTAGAGCAATATTTTACAGGTAGGAAATGCTTCCACTTGGTTCAAGCTAATCTGAAACTAAATGAACATTTACAGGATAAAATTTAAGAGAATAATGATCTTAGAGACAGTTTCTATACAAGAAAAAGAGGAACTTCTGACATTCAAAGATAACCCTTCATCCATCCCCTAATCATcaggaatattatataaatgtgtcTCTTTGACCGTCAAGATGAGAGTGTAGTTATGACACCTGAGAAAATTGATCTAGTCCATGACAAAGGGTAACTGAGAACCTAGGGCCCTGATGGGTTTCTCTGTTAGAAATACAGAAGCAAATCTTGAAGGGAATGTCGCACATGTCAGTCCTATTGCCTTCTCTCAGTCCCCTTTGGGCCTTGTCTTCTGTTGGAATGTGGTGAGCCATACCTGGCTTCCGGCCTTCCACAGTGCCTGGGGGCACCTGTGGATGAAGATATGGAGGGGCTGGTGGTGGAGGGTGCTTGAAACCTTTCCTCTCCTCCTACATCTGAATCTGGCTCTCTTCTtcaatttcaaattctttgaaCCTAGCATGGGAGGAAGGCACAAACAGTGTTGAGAAGATGGCCTGGCCCACTGTGATGCCTAGAAAGAGAGATCAGCACCAACAATAGGGGAAACTTAAGTGTCTTGGGTGGGTTATCATGGTCTTGGATAACTGCTTTTCCAAGAGGGGTGTTACTTCCAGCAGTACAACCACAGTTTTGGGGTACCTTACGAGGTCACCACATCATCCCTTCACATACAACAAAACTCATCATCACTTAAGGGGAATGTTAAAGAAATGAATCAATCCAGGACTTGGAAGTTTTTCAAGGTCGAGTCTACAGGTTCTAATTGCTTGAATATACCCTCCTTCTCCTAGGATCCAGTGGACTTAAGCAATCTTCATATAGGTTGTTGAATTAAATTACCCAGTGTGATACATAGCAGGATCACAAAGGTGAGCCACCACCCCCAAGCCAATGATGTTATAGCATAAACTATACAGATGAGCTGACAGTCCCAAGCTGGGATCTGGGATGTTAATATTGTAAATAAAGCAGGGATCAGTGCCCAGATCTAAGAATCTGAGAGCCTTAGAACAGTAAACCTAATGAAGAAATGCAGTGAAGAAATGCTtggaaagaaagtagaaggaaacatTATGGAAGAGATTCAATTTCCAACGCTgacctttttatttgtttttactttttgtcaTTGCTTTGTGTGTTAGCCAAGGGTTTAACATGCAGTAAAAGCTTAATGACTCATTCACAGGATGTCTGATACCCTGGCATCCCCTAACTAACCTCATCCAACTCTATCTCATTCTGGGATGACAGGGAGCAATTTGGACATTATCTTATGAGAAGAGGTGGGCCCAAAATCTATGCTAAGAGGCTCCAGCTGCCCAGACAGCTGGAACATGTCCTGTAGAGCATGTCACCACCACACAGTACCTACAACCTGGATGCTTAATGCCATTGGGATCTGCAGGAATTACCCCCAACCCCATCCTAAGACCTTCAATTTCATGATACCTGCAGACCCAATATCAGAGACAGGTTGAGCATCTTATGAACAGAAGGTGAAAAAAAGTTCCAGTACTCAAGGTGAAAGTGACTGCATGGAGGAGTTGATCCTTCAATATCCAGGGAATTCTGCCCTGGTTGACACCCCCTACtctaaatattccttctattGACAACCAACAATGCAAGACGCCTGTCTGACTTCATCCTCCTCCATTACACCCAGCCACAACACCCCACAAATTAACAAGGATCCTGGGACTCACTTTGCTGCCATCTCATAGTAGATCATCCGGTCAAAGTTGCTTGTGTGCCGCCACTCCTGCACGGCCAGCTGCAGTCCTGCCTCCAGGGTCATGGTAGGCTTCCGACGGGCCAGCGATCGAAGCACTGGCCTAAAATTCCCCATGTCAGTAATATTCTACATGCATCTCCTCCTACCCCTTCTGGCACCACCCAACAAACATGACCTGAACCCCATCATATCTATCTACCATCTGTCCCGTCATGTCCTCCTTGCAATGTGTACTCTGTAATTTTAAGTACATCTGCCTTAGACGATCCCTGACTGAACATCAAATATCAATACTAacattcatttctgaaagaccAGCTCAATGAAAGGATTATTTTGGAATCCCTGACTTCCCTTTGTATCTTCAGTGGCACTGTGtattgaatgaactgggagaaaaCATTAAAAGCAATTTCTGCACATATACCCAGGAGTCAAAAGACTGAGCATCTAAGCTGTATCCCAGGTGATTATGAAGTTATCAGTCTTCGGGAAACAGAGCATCAGAGTATGAAGAGGAGGATTTAACGTCCAAAGCCAAAGGCCGTTGaagcccatgcccacagagagcccTGGGCTGGCTCAAGATACAGAGGATCAGGCTGCCGACTGCATTTGAGGGTTTGCTCCAAAAGGGAAGGTAGAGTGTTCAAGAATGTGGGAGAATAATTAAGACTGTTAAACTGGAAATTTGGTCGACTTCCTTGAATTATTCACTGGGGTAGAGGATATTTTTAGGAGTTCCAAAAttgaaaagagggaagtggatttggcccaatggagagggcgtccatctaccacatgggaggtccaaagttcaaacccaaggcctcctgactcgtgtgataagccggcccatgagcagtgctgatgtgcacaaggagtgccctgccacacaggagtgtcccccacataggggagccccacacacaaggagtacacccataaggagagctgcccatcatgaaaaaactgcagcctgcccaggaatggcaccgcatacacagagggctggcgcagcaagaagactcaacaaaacaaagcacagattccaggtacccctgacaagaatacaagtgaacacagaagaacacacagcaaatggacacagagaggagacaagcggggggggggggggagggagagaaataaataaaaaataaatctttttttaaaaatttgaaaagatgatttaataaaaaataagtgtgctGTTATTTGATATAGGCTCTATTGCAGTTGACCTATAATCTTACTGGGGCAGTGCAGAGTAGAGACATGGCAGTTCTGGGTGGAAAGAGAACACTATCAtcatcaataatgtttctgtctCACAGTCAGAATAGCCCATGGTCTTGGACCACATTGCTAACCATCTATTCACACTCTTTAGCTAGGATATTTTGCCTTTTGTGaggtatttttctcttctccattgtctttcaaaaccttaaaatgataataataatataataataacaaaaactaagaattataataagaagaaaaaagactagTTATCATGTAATGAAGCAAAGTACAAGATGTTTAGTCGATGAAGCACTTAGTGTATTAGCTCATGTAACCATCTCAGCAATAAtgtgaaataaatggaagaaatcctTAGAGGTGAAGTTACCAAGTGAGGTCACCTCTCCAGGATTACAAATTGAGTGAGGGGGAGCCCAAGCACTTCATGACTATACAGTTTTTACCACCTCCCAGTTCTAACTGGAATTCTCCAGAACAATGTGGATGGGGCAAACCAGAGTGATTTGCCTGATCCCTGCACCCACCACCATCATCTGTGGGTTTGGCTTTGTCTGGACAACACATGCTCAAGTCTTGTGCTGGAAGGTAGTGTGCAAGGGGAGGTCTGTGATGTTCGTAGTCACACCTCCATTCAAATCAAGTCTCCTCACTTTATCACAGGACACCTCTCTGATTGTTAGTTTTTATGTAAATGGTTACTAGGATgatagaaaagtagaaaatgtcTGGGCACCCAATATAGGGAGGTTAGTATCAATAGCGATAGACACCTGAAAATAAGTCATAAGCTACAAATACATCTTCTCTCATCATGACCTACTGTCAAGTATTTCTAGAGACCTTAACCTGGGGAATCCACCCCCTAGTCCTCTGTATCTGAATGTTCCAAAACAGTCAAATGTGTCTCCAAGAGGAAGCCACTCACatgagaaagcaggaaagagcttCAGCATCAGGACTTGGGGGAATGTAACTCCCAGCCAGGGACTTGAAGCGCTGCCAACGTCGGAAGTTCTGGTAAACACTCTTGGGGTTACAGGAGTCATCCGTCGACTGGGTGCAGGGAGGACCACCTTCCCTGGAGGGCCCCTGTGGCCTGGAGAAAGCATTCCCTGGAAGAATACTGGGGGCCAGCTGGGCAGCTGTTGGTGGAGCTTGAGGAAGAAGGCCTGGGGTCCAGCCTCCCTCAGCAGCCTGGGTGCACCCCACAGCCAAGCCTGGGATAAAGGGCTCCCCAGCAGAGGCTCTCAAGATCCCAGGAGGGGCCTGCTGAGCACCCCCACATGGGATCCTTGGGGCAGTCGAAATGTGGGGCAtctgaggaaggacaaagggCTGAGTAGGAGGGGGCTCTGCTGGTCCCCCTAGTTTTCTGATTTGGATAATGACTTTGACACCTCCAGTCCCACTGCTGACATGGCCCCCATTTCCTGTCACCAACTGTGGTCTGGGGAAAGCAGGCAGCACTGAGCTGCCAGAAAGGAAAGATGGATTCAAGACTGGGGGTGGGTGCTGCCCCCAGGGAGGTGGGTGTGGTGGGCCAGAAGTGGGTGGGGGGATTGGCAGGGCAGTGATGGGATACAGGGAGGCTCCAGAGTTCATGGTCATATCTGGTCCCAGCACTGGAGATGCTGTAGAGACAAGGAAATGCATGTATTTAGAGGTTGCAAAGGCTACACTCTTGAGGCTATCAGGGGCTGTCCTTTACTCATTAGGAAAATGATAGCTGGAAAACGTGCTTATTAAACATTTCTTCCCCTAAGCAGCTCTAGATCTACCCAGACATAACTAAGatagttttctattaatctaatcatAATAGTTACCCTTCATTCTTAGTTCCCAAAAGGACATTTACCAGACCATCCCAGTTCTGCTTACAGGAATAACAAGAATAAAATATCAgctcaaagcaaaaccacagaatAGCATCAGAAACACCAATATCTAAATCTACACTGTCACTAATAAATCACTGAAACTGGGACAACACTTATGAGTTTAATATGCTTGAGATaacacaggactgagaaattgcatgtaCCCTCCTTACAAGACCCTGGAAGATCTAAAGTCAtcacttgtttttttgttttttgtttttttgtttttgacttgcttttcttctcacctctcccatttttttccctataaaatTCGCGTTCCAatcctcactttgaactggttttgggaagattctcccagttccttgcttgtgcacttacaataaatcaccttctcactgagagacgtttctcctttgtggtgctggGTCAGGCATGCCATTCTATCGGAATAGCCATGCATATGGTAAGAGAATCAGAGCCATGAATTTCAATAAGTGGGCAGGCACATGGTGGAGAAACTTCAGAATAGCAAATGTCCCTCTAATGATTTAGGTTCCAGAACTCCAGATGAGAGTTTTCCCATAAGAGAACTTGCTCCCAGTTCAGTGAGGCTCCCAGACCTCTCAGTGCCAAGGAGAAAGAAGCCCGTGCTATCAACAGATGAAAGCCCCTCTCTGAGGAAATCGCTACCAGAAATTTAGCCTGACTCAATATCTTTAGTGAAGAAATTCAGTCAGCCTCTTGACCAAAGAGCTGGTGTCAagtattt encodes the following:
- the LOC101429938 gene encoding LOW QUALITY PROTEIN: NUT family member 2G-like (The sequence of the model RefSeq protein was modified relative to this genomic sequence to represent the inferred CDS: substituted 1 base at 1 genomic stop codon), encoding MGSIISILDVEAKPGYASLEHRYEYSGLAVGCTQAAEGGWTPGLLPQAPPTAAQLAPSILPGNAFSRPQGPSREGGPPCTQSTDDSCNPKSVYQNFRRWQRFKSLAGSYIPPSPDAEALSCFLMPVLRSLARRKPTMTLEAGLQLAVQEWRHTSNFDRMIYYEMAAKFKEFEIEEESQIQMXEERKGFKHPPPPAPPYLHPQVPPGTVEGRKPVSIPKKSGPKSKVTSQRQRRHRRTVKTKAPKEIPPEAVKEYIDLMDGLVGSLHPAPEGEDGKWEADEHGQQEDDGMYVDPDLLSYINQLCAEEDFITKVGGF